In a genomic window of Longimicrobiaceae bacterium:
- the tssK gene encoding type VI secretion system baseplate subunit TssK — translation MSSLGRVVWHEGMHLSQHHFQAQSRYFEELIRFVATSLAPETWGLAGYELDAEALRNDTVALVHARGLMPDGLPFQFPEDPLPSPLPIRELFSPTRDSHLVLLAIPPFVEGRPNLSSGESETAGVRFASATKLAVDEAGGVDTREVLIARKNFRLLLDAEVSEDLVTLPLARVRRDGSGHFVYDQAFIPPLLRIGGSSSLLSALDSLMEKLSARAASLAEASGSPETEVADHWLAHTLHESLGTLGHYRRLRQAHPAALFAELARLAGALCTFSMHAHPRDLPTYDHARPWESFGDLMRRIVELLDVVAPSNTIRIPVRPVAEAFYAATVTDPRAFGNCDWYLAVRSRLDPAELAGAVPRLVNICSARHIDRLVREAIPGLIPKHVLSPPPGAAPRAGTEYFSIPRTGPCWTSIVDTREVGLYVPAALAEPELEIIVTLHV, via the coding sequence GTGAGCTCGCTCGGCCGTGTCGTCTGGCATGAAGGCATGCACCTGTCGCAGCACCACTTCCAGGCGCAGAGCCGATATTTCGAGGAGCTCATCCGCTTCGTCGCCACCTCGCTGGCGCCGGAGACCTGGGGTCTGGCGGGCTACGAGCTCGACGCCGAGGCGCTCCGGAACGACACCGTTGCGCTGGTACACGCACGCGGCCTGATGCCGGACGGCCTCCCGTTCCAGTTTCCGGAAGATCCGCTTCCGAGCCCGCTCCCGATTCGCGAGCTCTTCTCCCCCACGCGGGACAGCCATCTCGTGCTGCTGGCCATCCCCCCGTTCGTGGAGGGGCGGCCGAATCTCTCCTCGGGGGAGTCGGAAACGGCCGGAGTACGTTTCGCCTCGGCGACCAAGCTCGCGGTGGATGAGGCGGGCGGCGTCGACACGCGGGAAGTGCTGATCGCCCGCAAGAACTTCCGCCTTCTCCTCGACGCCGAGGTATCCGAGGATCTCGTCACCCTCCCGCTAGCGCGCGTGCGGCGAGACGGCTCCGGTCATTTCGTCTACGATCAGGCCTTCATTCCGCCGCTGCTCCGGATCGGGGGGAGCTCGAGCCTGCTCTCGGCGCTCGATTCCCTGATGGAGAAGCTCTCCGCCCGCGCAGCATCGCTCGCGGAGGCGAGCGGATCGCCGGAGACGGAGGTGGCCGACCACTGGCTGGCCCACACGCTCCACGAAAGCCTCGGAACGCTCGGCCACTATCGGCGCTTGCGGCAGGCGCATCCGGCCGCACTCTTTGCTGAGCTAGCACGGCTGGCGGGAGCACTCTGCACCTTCTCCATGCACGCCCATCCGCGCGACCTGCCGACCTACGATCACGCGCGGCCGTGGGAGTCGTTCGGAGACCTGATGCGCCGCATCGTTGAGCTGCTGGACGTGGTAGCTCCCTCCAACACCATTCGCATCCCGGTGCGGCCGGTAGCCGAGGCGTTCTACGCGGCTACTGTTACGGATCCGCGGGCGTTCGGCAACTGCGACTGGTACCTCGCGGTGCGGTCCCGCCTGGATCCGGCAGAGCTGGCCGGTGCTGTTCCCCGGCTGGTGAACATCTGCTCGGCACGGCACATCGACCGTCTGGTGCGCGAGGCAATTCCCGGATTGATCCCGAAGCACGTACTCTCACCTCCACCCGGGGCTGCGCCGAGGGCAGGCACGGAGTACTTCTCCATCCCCCGCACCGGGCCCTGCTGGACCTCCATCGTGGACACCCGGGAGGTGGGGCTGTACGTGCCCGCAGCGCTCGCGGAACCTGAGTTGGAGATTATCGTGACCTTACATGTTTGA